The Dehalococcoidia bacterium genome includes a window with the following:
- a CDS encoding winged helix-turn-helix domain-containing protein: MGHGDVSAAFELLLSELDNALSSAREEAARASRAGRYSEVNASIAVAQQIETIVDQIKASYRQWQEISSQPRASRQDRPSPPQHGRRTPVKVFRLPILRALVALGGSAPLHTVLERVFDEVKGSLTEADFDLVPSQPNTPYWRNYAQWARKELVLEGLMCSDSPRGIWAISEHGVAYLERHQAAAKEKNP; this comes from the coding sequence ATGGGCCATGGCGATGTAAGCGCAGCGTTCGAACTGCTGCTGAGCGAGCTCGACAATGCATTGAGCAGCGCACGAGAGGAAGCTGCGCGTGCCTCGCGGGCGGGCCGCTACAGCGAAGTCAACGCCAGTATCGCAGTCGCGCAACAGATCGAAACGATCGTCGATCAAATCAAAGCGAGCTATCGCCAATGGCAGGAGATCTCCAGCCAGCCGCGGGCCTCTCGCCAAGATCGGCCATCCCCTCCCCAACATGGACGCAGGACCCCAGTTAAGGTGTTTCGGCTGCCGATCCTGCGCGCCCTCGTCGCGCTTGGAGGGAGCGCTCCGCTCCATACGGTCCTGGAGCGAGTTTTTGACGAAGTGAAAGGCTCGTTGACTGAGGCCGATTTCGACCTGGTGCCCTCTCAGCCGAACACGCCGTATTGGCGGAATTACGCGCAATGGGCTCGGAAAGAGCTCGTTCTCGAGGGACTGATGTGCAGCGACAGTCCGCGCGGCATCTGGGCGATCTCAGAGCACGGGGTCGCCTATCTCGAACGCCATCAGGCGGCGGCGAAAGAAAAGAACCCGTAG
- the mutL gene encoding DNA mismatch repair endonuclease MutL — protein MPIRVLEPALAARIAAGEVIERPASVVKELIENALDAGARSIGVEIRGGGIQLIRVTDDGCGIAEAEIELAFERHATSKLTTLDDLETIATLGFRGEALPSIRAVAEVSIVSRPADQPYAAVRRWERGALVEASRQAGAPGTQITVRRLFADLPARRQHLRSAATEAAACAQVVSQYALARPAVRFTLQVDGRTTLRAPGTGALEDAVVATLGRAAADAMVPVDSRETAPDPLTQVVGLVGRPSVSRANRGGLSFFINGRWVQSRLLAQAVESAFQNRLMVGRHPLAVLHLAIAPGGVDVNVHPAKSEVRLRFEREVFSVVQRAVRAALDADLRLPEVVPAPPLPWPDDGPAEQLPLAVPLARRLPALRLLGQVGLTYLIAEGPDGIYLVDQHAAHERILFERLLAAWERGAVERQGLLDPVVLDLSLEQLIAYERHADQLAALGLTVDRFGERSVVVRAAPASLAPGEVSGAVMDALTSLIGNPAEWRDRIAASIACHSAIRAGQALSDAEMRALLSQLEETAAPKTCPHGRPTMMHLSATQLARLFGRLG, from the coding sequence ATGCCGATCCGGGTGCTTGAACCGGCGCTTGCGGCGCGGATCGCCGCCGGCGAGGTGATCGAGCGCCCAGCGTCGGTTGTCAAAGAGCTCATTGAGAACGCGCTGGACGCCGGTGCGCGGTCGATCGGGGTCGAGATCCGGGGCGGCGGCATCCAGCTGATCCGGGTGACGGACGACGGCTGCGGCATCGCCGAGGCCGAGATCGAGCTCGCGTTCGAGCGCCACGCGACGAGCAAACTGACGACGCTCGACGACCTCGAGACGATCGCGACGCTCGGCTTCCGCGGCGAGGCGCTGCCCAGCATTCGGGCAGTAGCGGAGGTGAGCATTGTCAGTCGCCCTGCCGACCAGCCCTATGCGGCGGTTCGGCGGTGGGAGCGGGGCGCGCTCGTCGAAGCGAGCCGGCAGGCGGGTGCGCCGGGCACGCAGATCACCGTTCGGCGGCTGTTTGCCGACCTGCCCGCCCGCCGCCAGCACCTGCGGAGCGCCGCCACTGAAGCCGCCGCCTGCGCCCAGGTCGTCAGCCAGTATGCGCTCGCGCGGCCTGCGGTCCGGTTTACGCTCCAAGTCGACGGCAGGACGACGCTCCGCGCTCCCGGAACGGGCGCGCTCGAGGATGCCGTCGTCGCAACGCTGGGGCGCGCCGCTGCCGATGCGATGGTGCCGGTCGACTCCCGCGAGACAGCGCCGGACCCGCTGACGCAGGTCGTCGGCCTCGTCGGCCGGCCATCGGTCAGCCGCGCCAACCGCGGCGGGCTCTCGTTCTTTATCAACGGGCGGTGGGTGCAAAGCCGGCTGCTCGCTCAGGCGGTCGAGAGCGCGTTTCAGAACCGCCTGATGGTGGGGCGGCACCCGCTGGCGGTGCTCCATCTCGCGATCGCGCCAGGCGGCGTCGATGTCAACGTCCATCCCGCGAAGAGCGAGGTGCGGCTGCGCTTCGAACGCGAGGTGTTCTCGGTCGTCCAGCGCGCGGTCCGCGCGGCGCTCGACGCCGACCTGCGCCTCCCGGAAGTGGTGCCGGCGCCCCCGCTCCCTTGGCCAGACGACGGACCGGCGGAGCAGCTGCCTCTTGCCGTGCCCTTGGCGCGGCGGCTGCCGGCACTTCGCCTGCTGGGACAGGTGGGGTTGACGTACCTGATTGCGGAAGGGCCGGATGGGATCTACCTTGTCGACCAGCACGCGGCGCATGAGCGCATCCTGTTCGAGCGGCTGCTGGCGGCGTGGGAGCGGGGAGCGGTGGAGCGCCAAGGGCTGCTCGACCCGGTTGTGCTCGATCTTTCGCTTGAGCAGCTGATCGCCTACGAGCGTCACGCCGACCAGCTGGCGGCGCTCGGGCTGACGGTCGACCGCTTCGGCGAGCGCAGCGTGGTGGTGCGCGCCGCGCCGGCATCGCTCGCGCCCGGGGAGGTGAGCGGCGCCGTGATGGATGCGCTCACCTCGCTGATCGGCAACCCGGCCGAATGGCGCGACCGGATTGCCGCGTCGATCGCCTGCCATAGCGCCATTCGCGCCGGCCAAGCGCTCTCCGATGCCGAGATGCGCGCCCTGCTCTCTCAGCTTGAGGAGACCGCCGCGCCGAAGACGTGCCCCCATGGCCGCCCGACGATGATGCACCTGAGCGCGACGCAGTTAGCGCGGCTGTTTGGCCGGCTGGGGTGA
- a CDS encoding Bax inhibitor-1 family protein codes for MNREYRGPSDYPELFGRESAAERSAVATVFGLLAFSFIFSAIGGAVGLSLAAAGVLGLPFFIVLAITQLGFIFALQPVARRSAPLGLLFLYGFTFLSGMSLGPVIGYYLVAAPAILGQALLLTAIITGGLTIFAWTTDVSLARFQTWLFVGLLALIGGSVLAIFVRATWLEILLGGGGAVLFSLFLIHDVQKIKQMEGTFAAAVVMAAMVYLDIVNLFLSLLRLLSALAGNNRD; via the coding sequence ATGAACCGAGAGTATCGCGGCCCTAGCGACTATCCGGAACTGTTTGGACGCGAGAGCGCCGCGGAGCGAAGCGCGGTCGCGACTGTCTTCGGACTGCTCGCCTTTTCCTTCATTTTCAGCGCGATCGGCGGCGCCGTTGGCCTCTCGCTCGCGGCAGCGGGGGTCCTTGGGCTGCCCTTTTTCATCGTGCTCGCGATCACGCAGCTCGGCTTCATTTTCGCGCTCCAGCCGGTGGCGCGCCGCTCTGCGCCGCTCGGGCTGCTGTTCCTGTATGGCTTCACGTTTCTCTCGGGAATGTCGCTCGGCCCGGTGATCGGCTACTACCTCGTTGCCGCGCCAGCCATTCTCGGCCAAGCGCTGCTCCTGACCGCGATCATTACCGGCGGGCTGACGATCTTCGCTTGGACGACTGACGTCTCGCTCGCCCGCTTCCAGACGTGGCTGTTCGTCGGCCTGCTCGCGCTGATCGGCGGCAGCGTGCTGGCGATCTTCGTCCGCGCCACTTGGCTGGAGATCCTGCTTGGCGGTGGCGGCGCGGTGCTGTTCAGCCTCTTTCTCATCCACGATGTCCAGAAGATCAAGCAGATGGAGGGGACCTTCGCCGCCGCGGTGGTGATGGCGGCCATGGTCTACCTCGACATTGTTAACCTCTTCCTCTCGCTGCTGCGGCTGCTGAGCGCGCTCGCCGGCAACAACCGCGACTAG
- a CDS encoding AAA domain-containing protein, whose protein sequence is MEPGIWVGERADETLLAAARALWAELPPGRRAATRIAAGFSALGWPIDLAIFTDTALAVVHLVPASGPLVARRAGLWHSGGAPILPDRPNPLLSLRLARLALLERLAERSPAVLGRAGDALVWDRAAGLVAIAPTLPAGSAIALGVPPRDCRVIGLDRLAGTVLRLRPLHEPVDPLALDRLLHEGLGLQPVGGRAEAAGCFLCTLVSRRCDLHRLRGIVVDLRQTNGVHLTIQTEDQWTLALYLNDPWTPLGAGIDRLLAAGAPPAIVAHHLAARVRDGRVAFAAGKDSLVVVAPEVLVDVTAVAEMAQCPLAYVVHQFEPKSPSEDSVRGKVVHAALRRLVRGETPADALVEAARESTRDLAFANVTLDAVLAGARDHVAKIAPVVAGQPGETETAVSNPQLGIAGRVDAVWERDGQVERVLELKTGRPAPALAARPNHRLQAQLYAASLWNAGRLDLAQATVQVAYTGGEELVAVDVRTDWPAIRQAVFVRNEAVLFDLTGQPLGELKRCSTCPRFLQDRCQFYADLLGYAPTLTTADSDRQTFRQWVAALRREAALEARSQLGASRRSLNARVEDGSCFRIDSIAEEEIISDGRWRARLRGRNISRFRVADRATLASDDPLGPRVDAAIEEVAADGIDVLADAPAPWATRLEPAASGTLLQGVFQGLTGWLRADDRLRRLVAGERLPRFGPRPARDPALDEYQQQAAAAALAAEDYALIWGPPGTGKTRTIARIVRAAGRRVLLAALTNQAVDNLALALLADGQQQLLIIGRPNRSHRSLLPFTLDAFGDQLDRIRDALAQTPVVLTTAHQVASGRYDQAFGGAPPFDLVILDEATQLTEPAALGVLRLGRAFVLVGDHKQLAPIVADPDSALARSLFDRLWAHPASAEARVMLARQYRMRAAIAEFPAQRWYEGRLETAPSAEAQPSILVPASRWPALWGEAPAVFAAAPADREADIVVTLVRDALRAGLSPDQIGVVSPYRQQVAELYHRLDDLKEPPLVDTVDRFQGSERDCIILAADASRPGDLLADERRLNVALTRARRKLIVVGDPDRLRRYPAAAALIDHFAQRGTLVSLSDRSG, encoded by the coding sequence ATGGAACCGGGCATCTGGGTCGGGGAGCGCGCGGATGAAACCCTCCTTGCTGCCGCCCGCGCGCTTTGGGCGGAACTGCCTCCCGGTCGGCGCGCCGCGACCCGGATTGCCGCCGGCTTCTCCGCTCTCGGCTGGCCGATCGACCTCGCCATCTTCACCGACACCGCCCTTGCTGTCGTCCACCTTGTGCCCGCAAGCGGTCCGCTTGTCGCCCGCCGCGCCGGACTCTGGCACTCCGGCGGCGCGCCGATCCTGCCGGACCGCCCGAACCCGCTGCTCAGTCTCCGCCTCGCGCGCCTCGCACTCCTCGAGCGCCTCGCCGAGCGGTCACCCGCTGTCCTCGGCCGCGCCGGCGACGCGCTCGTCTGGGATCGCGCCGCCGGTCTCGTCGCCATCGCGCCGACGCTGCCCGCCGGCTCGGCGATCGCGCTCGGCGTTCCTCCCCGCGACTGTCGCGTTATCGGTCTCGACCGCCTTGCCGGCACCGTCCTTCGTCTCCGCCCTCTGCACGAGCCGGTCGACCCTCTCGCGCTCGATCGCCTACTTCATGAAGGGCTCGGCCTCCAGCCCGTCGGCGGCCGCGCTGAGGCAGCCGGCTGCTTCCTCTGCACGCTCGTTAGCCGCCGCTGCGATCTCCACCGGCTGCGCGGCATCGTCGTCGACCTCCGCCAGACGAACGGTGTCCACCTCACGATCCAGACCGAGGACCAGTGGACGCTCGCGCTGTACTTGAACGACCCCTGGACGCCGCTCGGCGCGGGGATCGACCGTCTTCTTGCTGCCGGGGCGCCGCCCGCGATCGTCGCGCATCACCTCGCCGCGCGTGTCCGCGACGGCCGCGTCGCCTTTGCGGCCGGCAAGGACAGCCTCGTTGTCGTCGCCCCTGAAGTGCTGGTAGATGTCACGGCGGTCGCCGAGATGGCGCAGTGTCCTCTCGCCTATGTCGTGCACCAGTTCGAGCCGAAATCCCCGAGCGAGGACTCGGTGCGCGGCAAAGTCGTCCACGCCGCCTTGCGCCGCCTTGTCCGCGGCGAGACGCCGGCGGACGCGCTCGTCGAGGCGGCGCGCGAATCGACCCGCGACCTGGCGTTCGCGAACGTCACGCTGGATGCCGTGCTCGCGGGCGCACGCGACCACGTCGCCAAAATCGCCCCGGTTGTGGCGGGCCAGCCGGGCGAGACCGAGACGGCGGTCAGCAATCCGCAGCTTGGGATTGCCGGCCGCGTCGATGCGGTCTGGGAACGCGATGGGCAGGTGGAGCGGGTGCTTGAACTGAAAACGGGCCGCCCCGCGCCGGCCCTAGCAGCGCGGCCGAACCATCGCCTCCAAGCGCAGCTGTACGCCGCCAGTCTCTGGAACGCCGGTCGGCTCGACCTCGCGCAGGCGACCGTCCAAGTCGCCTACACCGGCGGCGAGGAGCTGGTCGCGGTCGATGTGCGTACCGATTGGCCGGCGATCCGGCAGGCGGTCTTCGTTCGCAATGAGGCGGTCCTCTTCGACTTGACCGGTCAGCCGCTCGGCGAACTAAAGCGCTGCAGCACGTGCCCGAGGTTTTTGCAGGACCGATGCCAGTTCTATGCCGACCTCCTCGGGTATGCGCCGACGCTGACGACCGCCGACAGCGACCGCCAGACATTCCGCCAGTGGGTTGCCGCGCTTCGCCGGGAAGCCGCCCTCGAAGCCCGCTCGCAGCTCGGCGCCTCCCGCCGCTCCCTCAACGCGCGCGTCGAAGATGGCAGCTGCTTCCGCATCGACTCCATCGCAGAGGAAGAAATCATCTCTGATGGGCGCTGGCGGGCGCGCCTGCGCGGGCGCAATATCTCGCGCTTTCGGGTCGCCGACCGGGCGACTCTCGCCAGCGACGACCCGCTCGGTCCGCGCGTGGACGCTGCGATTGAGGAAGTCGCTGCCGACGGGATCGACGTCCTTGCCGATGCGCCCGCGCCGTGGGCAACGCGCCTCGAGCCTGCAGCGAGCGGCACCCTCCTGCAGGGCGTCTTCCAAGGGCTTACCGGCTGGCTTCGGGCTGACGATCGCCTCCGCCGTCTCGTGGCCGGCGAGCGCCTCCCGCGCTTCGGGCCGCGGCCGGCGCGCGATCCCGCGCTCGACGAATACCAGCAGCAGGCGGCTGCCGCGGCGCTCGCCGCCGAAGACTACGCGCTCATCTGGGGGCCGCCCGGCACAGGAAAGACACGCACGATCGCCCGGATCGTTCGCGCGGCCGGACGTCGGGTCCTGCTCGCCGCGCTGACCAATCAGGCTGTGGATAACCTCGCTCTCGCGCTGCTTGCTGATGGGCAGCAGCAGCTGCTGATCATCGGTCGGCCGAACCGCTCTCACAGGTCGCTGCTTCCCTTCACCCTCGATGCTTTCGGCGACCAGCTCGACCGGATCCGCGACGCACTCGCCCAGACACCGGTCGTCCTCACGACGGCCCACCAAGTGGCGAGCGGCCGCTACGACCAAGCCTTCGGCGGTGCGCCGCCGTTCGATCTCGTCATTCTCGATGAGGCGACGCAACTGACGGAGCCGGCTGCGCTGGGGGTACTGCGGCTCGGCCGCGCCTTCGTGCTCGTCGGTGACCACAAGCAGCTCGCGCCCATCGTCGCCGACCCCGACTCTGCGCTTGCCCGCTCCCTCTTTGATCGGCTGTGGGCCCATCCTGCTTCAGCAGAGGCGCGCGTCATGCTCGCGCGCCAGTACCGGATGCGCGCCGCGATCGCGGAATTCCCCGCCCAGCGCTGGTACGAAGGGCGGTTGGAAACTGCGCCAAGCGCCGAGGCGCAGCCATCCATCCTCGTCCCCGCGAGCCGCTGGCCTGCCCTCTGGGGCGAGGCGCCGGCGGTGTTTGCTGCCGCTCCCGCCGACCGCGAAGCGGACATCGTCGTCACCCTCGTCCGCGACGCCCTCCGCGCCGGCCTGAGCCCGGACCAGATCGGCGTCGTCTCCCCCTATCGCCAGCAGGTCGCGGAGCTCTACCATCGGCTCGACGACCTCAAGGAGCCGCCGCTCGTCGACACCGTCGACCGCTTTCAAGGGTCCGAGCGCGACTGCATCATCCTTGCCGCTGACGCCAGCCGCCCCGGCGACCTCCTTGCCGATGAGCGCCGCCTGAATGTCGCGCTCACCCGCGCGAGGCGCAAGCTGATCGTTGTCGGCGACCCCGATCGCTTGCGGCGCTATCCTGCCGCTGCCGCCCTAATCGACCATTTCGCGCAGCGGGGGACGCTCGTCTCGCTCTCTGATCGATCGGGGTGA
- a CDS encoding pyridoxamine 5'-phosphate oxidase family protein, with protein MAFPSVEEMQKIALTFCQPPRFAQMITIDKNGFPTARTLGGRLMPDWTVDIYTFKHFARLAHVRRNPHMAMVWTQHPEPGSSSRIPKMIAAKGIAEIIEGEAMRPFAEERVAAGGGRDGMTVERYLNEVALIRFHITEFRAEGFAAEGTELTWDEVTTGMTWKPTGPARPEPVDPEG; from the coding sequence GTGGCATTTCCATCAGTCGAAGAAATGCAGAAAATCGCGCTTACCTTTTGTCAGCCTCCACGCTTTGCGCAGATGATCACAATCGATAAAAACGGCTTTCCGACCGCGCGCACGCTCGGCGGGCGACTGATGCCCGACTGGACGGTCGATATCTACACCTTCAAGCACTTCGCCCGCCTCGCCCATGTTCGCCGCAACCCGCACATGGCGATGGTCTGGACGCAACATCCGGAGCCTGGGAGTTCGTCGCGCATTCCGAAGATGATCGCGGCCAAGGGCATTGCCGAGATCATCGAGGGCGAAGCGATGCGCCCCTTCGCCGAGGAGCGGGTGGCGGCAGGCGGCGGCCGCGACGGCATGACCGTCGAGCGCTACCTGAACGAGGTCGCGCTCATCCGCTTCCACATTACCGAATTCCGGGCCGAGGGCTTCGCTGCCGAAGGAACCGAGCTGACTTGGGACGAAGTGACTACCGGCATGACCTGGAAGCCGACTGGCCCGGCGCGGCCCGAGCCTGTCGACCCCGAGGGCTAG
- a CDS encoding ThuA domain-containing protein: MSARISRRTALAAPLLLALAGCARPSERVNIPIAPIVRTPSAEKARVLVITATYGFRHDSIPAAIAAFRGLADASTAFTVTATEDLSVISQAGLMQYDVLVFCLTSGELPLSNEARAALLGFVAAGGGFLGFHSATDTLYRWPEYGALVGAYFKEHPWVQPGGVIVEDSAHPATEGLGSSFTIREEFYTFRENPRPRVHVLLRLDAASVGASGDFPLAWCRQQGAGRVYYNALGHFSETWADARFQRQVLGAIRWAAGHAGGPC; encoded by the coding sequence ATGAGCGCTCGCATCAGCCGGCGCACGGCGCTTGCTGCCCCGCTGCTTTTGGCGCTCGCCGGCTGCGCGCGCCCGAGCGAACGCGTCAACATCCCGATCGCGCCCATTGTCCGCACGCCGTCGGCCGAGAAAGCGCGCGTGCTTGTCATCACCGCGACCTACGGTTTCCGCCACGACTCGATCCCGGCGGCAATCGCCGCCTTCCGCGGCCTCGCCGATGCTTCGACCGCTTTCACCGTCACCGCCACCGAGGATTTGAGCGTCATCAGTCAAGCGGGGCTGATGCAGTACGACGTGCTCGTCTTCTGCCTCACCAGCGGCGAGCTGCCGCTCTCGAACGAGGCGCGCGCGGCGCTGCTCGGCTTTGTCGCGGCAGGCGGCGGCTTCCTCGGCTTCCACAGCGCCACCGACACGCTCTACCGCTGGCCGGAGTACGGCGCGCTCGTCGGGGCCTACTTCAAGGAGCACCCGTGGGTCCAGCCCGGCGGCGTGATCGTCGAGGACAGCGCCCACCCCGCCACCGAAGGGCTCGGCAGCAGCTTCACCATCCGCGAGGAGTTCTACACCTTCCGAGAGAACCCGCGGCCGCGAGTGCACGTCCTGCTGCGGCTGGACGCCGCCTCGGTCGGCGCGAGCGGCGATTTCCCCCTTGCCTGGTGCCGCCAGCAGGGCGCCGGCCGCGTCTACTACAACGCGCTCGGCCACTTTTCGGAGACGTGGGCCGATGCGCGCTTTCAGCGCCAAGTGCTCGGCGCAATCCGCTGGGCGGCCGGCCACGCGGGCGGCCCCTGCTGA
- a CDS encoding alpha/beta hydrolase, with the protein MPYVTTSDGVRLFYEERGSGTPIVFVHEFADDYRGWAPQVAAMARRYRTIAYNARGYPPSEVPEDVRRYSQQRAADDLRDVIDGLGLERAHLCGISMGGYAALHFTIQHPERVRSLVLAGTGYGSTAAERAKFQADVETTARRMLSEGMRSVASWYSRGPTRVQFETKDPDGFRAFVARLAEHSDLGSANTFLGVQRERPSVFELKEHLAALDVPVLIIVGDEDDPCLEPALFLKRTIPRAGLVMLPKSGHTINLEEPERFNAAVLDFFATVDAGRWERRDPRSQTGSAILPADAT; encoded by the coding sequence ATGCCGTACGTCACTACGAGCGATGGCGTCAGGTTGTTCTACGAAGAGCGCGGCAGCGGCACCCCGATCGTCTTTGTCCATGAGTTCGCCGACGACTATCGGGGCTGGGCGCCCCAAGTAGCAGCGATGGCGCGCCGCTACCGGACCATCGCCTACAATGCCCGCGGCTACCCCCCGTCAGAGGTGCCGGAAGATGTGCGCCGCTATTCGCAGCAGCGTGCTGCCGATGATCTTCGCGACGTGATCGACGGCCTCGGCCTCGAGCGCGCCCATCTCTGCGGCATCTCGATGGGCGGCTACGCTGCGCTCCATTTCACCATCCAGCACCCCGAGCGGGTCCGCTCGCTCGTGCTCGCCGGCACAGGCTACGGCTCAACCGCCGCCGAGCGGGCGAAGTTCCAGGCTGATGTCGAGACGACGGCGCGCCGGATGCTCAGCGAAGGGATGCGCTCGGTGGCAAGCTGGTATTCGCGGGGTCCGACGCGCGTCCAGTTCGAGACAAAAGACCCCGACGGCTTTCGCGCCTTCGTCGCGCGCTTGGCCGAACATTCCGACCTCGGCTCGGCGAACACCTTCCTCGGGGTCCAGAGAGAGCGCCCCTCGGTCTTCGAGCTGAAAGAGCACCTTGCCGCGCTCGACGTCCCGGTGCTGATCATCGTGGGCGACGAGGACGACCCCTGCCTCGAGCCGGCCCTCTTCCTGAAACGGACGATCCCCCGGGCCGGGCTGGTGATGCTGCCGAAGAGCGGCCACACGATCAATCTCGAGGAGCCGGAGCGCTTCAACGCCGCCGTGCTCGACTTCTTCGCGACTGTCGACGCCGGCCGCTGGGAACGGCGCGACCCGCGCTCCCAGACCGGCTCGGCCATTCTGCCGGCCGACGCTACATGA
- a CDS encoding YciI family protein produces the protein MKLYAAIVTYVPDIVEKRAPYRPAHLAYLEGLRARGNVIMAGAWADPIDGALIIYRAASREEVEAMLDNDPYCQAGLWTSRTVREWNVVVGAPA, from the coding sequence ATGAAGCTGTACGCGGCGATCGTGACCTATGTCCCTGACATTGTGGAGAAGCGGGCGCCCTATCGGCCCGCTCATCTCGCCTACCTCGAGGGGCTGCGCGCCCGAGGCAACGTCATCATGGCCGGCGCCTGGGCCGACCCGATTGACGGCGCGCTCATTATCTATCGCGCCGCAAGCCGCGAAGAGGTCGAGGCCATGCTCGACAACGACCCATACTGCCAGGCAGGCCTCTGGACGAGCCGCACCGTGCGCGAATGGAACGTCGTCGTCGGCGCACCCGCCTGA